The genomic interval CTTCATCTGGATCTGATAGCAGATCGAATGGAAATTCCTGCTTGGCCTTGAAGTTCTCCTGTGCTTTTATCTTGTCTCTAGAGGCACCCAGGATGGTGCAGGAGTTACGGCGAAACTTGGCAATCGCCTGACTGAAGTCTCGGCCCTCCAGAGTACAGCCCGGTGTGCTTGCCTTCGGGTAGAAATAGAGTACAAGGATTTTGCCGCGATAATCCGACAGTTTTATCTGTTTGTCGCCGGTCGCCTGCAGTTCAAGATCTGGAATTTTTTTATCGATGGTTACTTGAGTCATTGATGTTTCAGCCCTTTTCCGGTTCAAGGACGGCGTCCAGGTTCAGTGAGTCACAAAACTCCATGAATTCGTCTCGCAAAGCAGCGATATGTACATCTGAGGGGATACCGACGCTCATGTGAACGGCAAACATTGGCGTGCCCGTATGGGCGGCGGCATAACTGCTGGTCAGAAGATCCTCGATATTGATATTTCTTTTTGAAAAGAAACCGGCCAGGTGGTGAACGATGCCGGGATTATCCAGTGCGACAACCTCCACACAGTAGGGCAGTTGGTTTTTTGCAGTTTTACGTTCAGCGGTACGTTTGACCGTGATGGTGAGCTTCAACTGTTGCTCAAGAGCGGTAACTGCATCCTCCAGCTTTGCCAGCGTGTTCCAGTTTCCCTCAACCAGAAGCAGAATAGCAAACTCCCCTCCCAGTACTGTCATTCGGCTATCGGCAATATTACAGTCACTCTCAAGTATGACTTTTGACAGGTCATCCACAATACCCGGGCGGTCTTTGCCGAGAGCGGAAATTACCAGGTAGTTTTTACTAGACATCAGTGCAGGGTGCTCCTCGCTATACGGTAACATAAGAATCGCAGGAGTTGCTGTTGGTTCCTATGGGCTCATGGGCCGGTATTTGTTGAGTAAGAGTGTAGCGCTCATCGCGCCTCCTTGTCTCCCCTTCTCGCAGTGCTTAAACCTAGATTCCGTAGTTGACCGCTCCATTCTGAGGATTAGTTGCTGATATGAGGACCATTGATATCAATTTACGCTTTCACCTGCCGGATGAACCACGCTACGGGGTGAATTGCACGCCTCACCCCGTCCAACTGCGGATTCTAGGTTAAATTGGAAAATACCGGCAATTATCTCGGTTGAGCTTGGGGGTGAAGAGGTAGAGCGCTGTTTTTGTGGGTATATGCCTGGGCTATTTGGCTGGGTTCCCTTGTCAGGGTATTGGCCGGCGATTTAGAATAGGCAATTCAGTCTATGTAAAATGTGGAGTTCACAGATGTTTCAAGGCAGCTTTGTTGCGCTGGTTTCGCCGATGTTCGAGGATGGCAGCCTCGATG from Candidatus Sedimenticola sp. (ex Thyasira tokunagai) carries:
- a CDS encoding peroxiredoxin — protein: MTQVTIDKKIPDLELQATGDKQIKLSDYRGKILVLYFYPKASTPGCTLEGRDFSQAIAKFRRNSCTILGASRDKIKAQENFKAKQEFPFDLLSDPDEALCNTFDVIKMKNMYGKQVRGIERSTFLIGADGVLRREWRKVKVKGHIEEVLDAVRALKRSGS
- a CDS encoding glycine cleavage system protein R, which codes for MMSSKNYLVISALGKDRPGIVDDLSKVILESDCNIADSRMTVLGGEFAILLLVEGNWNTLAKLEDAVTALEQQLKLTITVKRTAERKTAKNQLPYCVEVVALDNPGIVHHLAGFFSKRNINIEDLLTSSYAAAHTGTPMFAVHMSVGIPSDVHIAALRDEFMEFCDSLNLDAVLEPEKG